A genomic stretch from Chitinophaga agri includes:
- a CDS encoding helix-hairpin-helix domain-containing protein: MSNIITVTAQDGRTYQYVDNGDPMQGGMKDVYFSPDKSYVVAFFRDKQDFNSKERLNNIVNTFRERIFNQPGGEYWKDLFCWPNNIVERDGKTGIIVPVYQQKFFFTTGYNAGAAHMVSIAGKEKEGRWFASPQFRSRQFKLHLDPAELGDWFKFFLINIKIARAVRRMHAAGLAHSDLSYKNVLIDPRTGSATIIDIDGLVVPGKFPPDVIGTPDFIAPEVMATKHLPKEDPARKLPSIATDRHALAVMIYMYLLYRHPLRGGKIHDTDAQKDEELSMGAKALFIEHPTDASNRPRLDQVKPTHLPWADVNKVPYTICGPYLKELFDKAFIDGLHNPSLRPTADEWEQALIKTVDLLQPCQNKSCDQKWFVFDNTNSPVCPHCHTPYRGQLPVLNLYWSRKPGSFTPENHRLMVYHNQYLYPWHVNRNIYPNERLTDQQKKPVGYFVFHNNKWQLVNQTLTSLKDVTEGKDIPVNSMVELTDNKQLLLSQEEGGRLVVVQLVNN, encoded by the coding sequence ATGAGCAACATTATTACAGTAACAGCGCAGGACGGGAGGACTTATCAATATGTTGATAACGGCGACCCGATGCAGGGGGGAATGAAGGATGTATACTTTTCTCCGGATAAGTCATATGTAGTAGCCTTCTTCCGCGACAAACAAGACTTCAATTCCAAAGAACGTCTGAATAATATTGTGAACACCTTCCGGGAGCGGATCTTCAACCAGCCCGGTGGTGAATACTGGAAAGACCTCTTCTGCTGGCCCAATAACATAGTGGAACGTGATGGTAAGACCGGTATCATTGTACCGGTGTACCAGCAGAAGTTCTTCTTCACCACAGGATATAACGCCGGTGCTGCCCACATGGTTTCCATCGCTGGCAAGGAGAAGGAAGGCCGCTGGTTTGCCTCTCCGCAGTTCAGAAGCCGTCAGTTCAAATTACACCTCGACCCGGCAGAGTTGGGTGACTGGTTTAAATTCTTTCTTATTAATATTAAGATCGCACGCGCTGTGAGGCGTATGCATGCGGCCGGGCTGGCTCACTCCGATCTTTCCTATAAGAACGTATTGATAGACCCCCGCACCGGTAGTGCAACGATCATCGATATTGACGGTCTGGTGGTACCAGGAAAGTTCCCGCCTGACGTGATCGGTACGCCCGATTTTATTGCGCCGGAGGTAATGGCGACCAAGCATCTCCCGAAAGAGGATCCCGCCCGTAAACTACCTAGTATTGCGACGGACAGGCATGCGCTGGCTGTTATGATCTACATGTACCTGCTGTATCGTCATCCGCTGCGTGGAGGTAAGATCCATGACACGGATGCACAGAAGGACGAAGAGCTTTCCATGGGAGCCAAAGCGTTGTTCATTGAGCATCCGACCGATGCTTCCAACCGACCACGTCTTGACCAGGTAAAGCCTACGCATCTGCCGTGGGCAGATGTGAACAAAGTGCCGTATACTATTTGTGGGCCTTATCTGAAAGAGTTGTTTGATAAGGCATTCATCGACGGACTGCATAACCCGTCTCTCAGGCCTACAGCGGACGAGTGGGAGCAGGCGCTGATCAAGACGGTCGACCTGCTGCAGCCCTGTCAGAACAAGAGCTGCGACCAGAAATGGTTCGTGTTTGATAATACCAACAGCCCGGTTTGCCCGCATTGTCATACGCCTTACCGCGGACAGTTACCTGTACTCAATTTGTATTGGTCGAGAAAACCGGGTAGCTTTACGCCGGAAAATCACCGGTTAATGGTTTATCATAACCAGTATTTGTATCCCTGGCATGTAAATAGAAACATTTATCCGAACGAAAGACTAACAGATCAGCAGAAAAAACCGGTGGGATATTTTGTATTTCATAATAATAAGTGGCAACTTGTCAATCAAACGCTTACGTCATTAAAAGATGTTACCGAAGGGAAAGATATCCCGGTGAATTCGATGGTGGAGCTGACGGACAATAAACAACTATTGCTATCACAGGAAGAAGGGGGACGGCTGGTAGTGGTCCAACTCGTAAACAACTAG
- a CDS encoding TerC family protein, with protein MQIAEMFQQILNNPIPSLLIVGNLIIIESLLSVDNAAVLATMVMDLPKEQRDRALKYGIIGAYVFRGICLLFAALLIKVWWLKPIGGLYLLYLTFDYFKKKAAKSKADKQGVVEDEAEEIDKSKNWLYKSTIGWMGQFWATVALVEIMDLAFSIDNVFAAVAFSDNIVLIWTGVFIGILAMRFVAQGFVKLMEKYPFLETAAFLVIGVLGIKLMLAIYEHFYPETAASKFLESHEADWATSIITVAIFLVPIITSALFNFPKKHKVEEAKAE; from the coding sequence ATGCAAATCGCTGAAATGTTCCAGCAGATCTTAAACAACCCGATACCTTCGTTGCTGATCGTTGGAAACCTGATTATTATTGAGAGCCTCTTGTCGGTGGATAATGCGGCTGTACTGGCTACAATGGTAATGGACCTGCCAAAAGAACAACGTGACAGAGCGCTCAAATATGGTATTATCGGAGCTTACGTGTTCCGTGGTATCTGTCTGCTGTTTGCCGCCCTCCTCATTAAGGTATGGTGGTTAAAACCAATAGGCGGTCTCTATCTCCTTTACCTCACATTTGATTACTTCAAAAAGAAAGCTGCGAAATCCAAGGCTGATAAACAGGGTGTTGTAGAGGACGAAGCAGAGGAAATAGATAAAAGCAAAAACTGGTTATATAAATCCACTATTGGCTGGATGGGTCAGTTCTGGGCTACAGTAGCACTGGTAGAGATCATGGACCTGGCATTCTCTATCGATAACGTATTCGCAGCGGTGGCGTTCAGTGATAATATCGTACTGATCTGGACCGGTGTGTTCATTGGTATCCTGGCAATGCGTTTCGTAGCGCAGGGCTTCGTAAAACTGATGGAGAAATATCCTTTCCTGGAAACTGCCGCATTCCTGGTGATCGGCGTACTGGGTATCAAACTGATGCTGGCTATTTACGAGCATTTCTATCCGGAAACAGCTGCGTCTAAATTCCTGGAAAGCCATGAAGCGGACTGGGCTACGTCTATCATCACAGTAGCCATCTTCCTGGTTCCTATCATTACCAGCGCATTATTCAACTTCCCTAAGAAACACAAGGTAGAAGAAGCAAAGGCTGAATAG
- a CDS encoding peptidoglycan DD-metalloendopeptidase family protein yields the protein MIKRIFGLCILVPQLLHAQLPEKNYPQGYFRNPLNVPIQLAGNYGELRPNHFHAGIDIKTQQQENLPVHAAADGYVSRIGVSHTGYGNIVYITHPNGYTTTYGHLNRFFPALEQYVKQQQYSAESWATDLKIPADKFPVKKGDFIAWSGNTGGSAGPHVHFEIRDTHTEKPLNPLLFGFDIPDTKDPEVSRIAIYDMDRSIYDQTPMILPVKKVNGEYVTTTPVIKVKAAVAGIGLNAVDRMSNAPNSYGIYEVVMFDRDVPNSGFQIDNIGFDESRYINAHTDYKLKKGGGPWMQLLFSVPGNKLGIYKDVQGDGTIDLSDGTPHPVRLLVKDAYGNSSTVKFSLQQSGDAIEPTKCANTMFAESRNIFENNQVEFSLDEEALYDRICFNYSEIPAGEKSKSVSSIFRLHNALVPVHNYFTLRIKPDRPIPATVQNKVVMIREGLGETIVGATLDKGWYTGQFRELGNFHLEIDTIAPKIAVLGAVKNGANLSKAARLSFAISDNSGIKGYKAELDGKWLMFSRKSNIITYTFDEHCKAGKHSLRVVVTDLAGNTKEQTITFTR from the coding sequence ATGATAAAACGAATATTCGGGTTATGCATCTTAGTACCTCAGCTGTTACACGCTCAATTGCCGGAAAAGAACTATCCTCAGGGATATTTCCGCAATCCCCTGAACGTGCCTATTCAGCTGGCTGGTAATTACGGAGAGCTTCGTCCCAACCACTTTCACGCGGGTATCGATATCAAAACCCAGCAACAGGAGAACCTGCCTGTTCATGCAGCGGCAGATGGCTATGTCAGCAGGATCGGGGTGTCTCATACAGGTTATGGGAATATCGTGTATATCACTCACCCAAACGGGTACACCACCACTTATGGTCACCTGAACCGGTTTTTTCCTGCATTGGAACAATATGTGAAGCAACAGCAATATAGCGCAGAGAGCTGGGCGACAGACCTGAAGATCCCTGCGGACAAGTTCCCTGTCAAGAAGGGGGACTTTATTGCCTGGAGCGGTAATACCGGCGGTTCCGCTGGTCCGCATGTGCATTTTGAGATCAGGGACACCCATACGGAAAAGCCATTAAATCCTTTACTGTTTGGCTTTGACATCCCTGATACCAAAGACCCGGAAGTGTCCAGGATCGCTATTTATGACATGGACCGGAGCATATATGATCAGACACCAATGATATTACCAGTCAAGAAGGTCAACGGAGAATACGTTACCACTACGCCGGTGATAAAGGTGAAGGCCGCGGTGGCTGGTATTGGATTGAATGCGGTGGACCGTATGAGTAATGCGCCGAACAGTTATGGTATTTATGAAGTGGTAATGTTTGATAGGGACGTACCTAACAGTGGCTTCCAGATAGATAATATCGGCTTTGACGAATCCAGATACATCAACGCACACACTGACTACAAATTGAAGAAAGGCGGTGGCCCATGGATGCAGCTGCTGTTTTCGGTGCCTGGTAATAAACTGGGTATCTACAAAGATGTGCAGGGTGATGGAACGATCGACCTGTCTGATGGTACGCCTCATCCGGTGAGATTACTGGTGAAGGATGCCTATGGTAACTCATCTACCGTGAAGTTCTCTTTGCAGCAGAGTGGCGATGCGATAGAGCCAACCAAATGCGCCAATACGATGTTTGCGGAGTCCAGGAATATCTTCGAAAACAATCAGGTAGAGTTTTCACTGGATGAAGAAGCACTCTATGACAGGATCTGCTTTAATTACTCGGAGATCCCGGCAGGAGAGAAGTCCAAATCTGTGTCATCTATTTTCAGACTGCATAATGCGTTGGTGCCCGTGCACAACTATTTCACATTGCGTATAAAGCCTGACAGGCCTATCCCCGCAACCGTGCAGAATAAGGTAGTCATGATACGTGAAGGGCTGGGCGAAACCATTGTTGGTGCGACGCTGGATAAAGGCTGGTATACCGGTCAGTTCAGAGAACTGGGTAATTTCCATCTGGAGATCGATACCATTGCCCCTAAAATAGCTGTATTGGGGGCTGTGAAGAATGGCGCTAACCTGTCAAAGGCCGCGAGACTGTCCTTTGCGATCAGCGACAATTCAGGTATCAAAGGGTATAAAGCCGAACTAGATGGTAAATGGCTGATGTTCTCCCGGAAGAGCAACATTATCACCTATACATTTGACGAGCATTGCAAGGCAGGTAAACATAGTCTGCGCGTAGTAGTGACAGACCTGGCCGGCAATACGAAAGAACAGACGATTACATTTACAAGATAG
- the bcp gene encoding thioredoxin-dependent thiol peroxidase, whose amino-acid sequence MTHLKEGDKAPIFKGIDQDGKQVSLKDLKGKKVILYFYPKDMTPGCTAQACNLRDNYQALLSKGFAVVGVSTDDEKRHQKFTEKYDLPFPLLADVDRTIHTQYGVWGEKKFMGRIFDGTHRTTFLINDKGVIDKIIVKPDTKNHTAEILELWK is encoded by the coding sequence ATGACACATTTGAAGGAAGGGGACAAGGCGCCCATTTTCAAGGGCATAGACCAGGACGGAAAGCAGGTGTCGCTGAAAGACCTGAAAGGTAAAAAAGTGATCCTTTATTTTTATCCGAAAGACATGACGCCGGGTTGTACGGCACAGGCCTGTAACCTGAGAGACAATTATCAGGCGTTATTAAGTAAAGGATTTGCAGTAGTGGGCGTGAGTACAGATGATGAGAAACGGCATCAGAAATTTACAGAGAAGTATGACCTGCCTTTTCCATTACTGGCTGATGTAGATAGAACAATACATACACAGTATGGCGTATGGGGAGAGAAGAAGTTCATGGGGCGTATTTTCGATGGCACACACCGCACTACTTTTCTGATCAACGACAAGGGCGTGATAGACAAGATCATTGTCAAGCCTGACACAAAGAATCATACAGCGGAGATCCTGGAGCTTTGGAAATAG
- a CDS encoding SUMF1/EgtB/PvdO family nonheme iron enzyme has translation MSACSTGKKKEKSTATGWNYNDPKMGGFSVAKNKDQQTGPGLVFVQGGTFAMGATEQDVMADWNNIPRRITVSSFYIDETEVANVHYREYLFWLRRMYDESFPDVYRKALPDTLVWRSELAYNEPLVEYYFRHPAYNDYPVVGVNWKQAVDYCKWRSNRVNEKLLIDKGLLGKADMKNQSDDNTFDTKSYMAGLYEGIPGKMSKTTKEQFRNSDGSPRTAQFEDGVMLPNYRLPTEAEWEYAALGYIGQNPGPSKKEGKRGEELIMNKQVYSWGTNNSGLRDIRRGAWQGQFLANFKRGSGDNMGMAGGLNDRASIPGPVIAFFPNTFGIYNMSGNVSEWVLDVYRPLNPIDGDDFNYFRGNKFQTTYMNGEGEPEKDSLGHLKMRDVTDEESANRLNYQKGDVINYLDGDSLSNVEYGYGVTSLINDKSHVVKGGSWNDRAYWLSPGARRYMQEDMATNTVGFRCAMDRVGSPEGNKFKTGQLFKKQRQKR, from the coding sequence ATGTCAGCATGTTCTACTGGCAAGAAAAAGGAGAAATCTACAGCTACTGGCTGGAATTACAATGATCCTAAGATGGGTGGTTTCAGTGTGGCCAAAAATAAAGACCAGCAAACTGGTCCGGGTCTTGTTTTCGTGCAGGGCGGTACTTTCGCCATGGGAGCGACTGAACAGGACGTAATGGCTGACTGGAATAACATCCCAAGACGTATTACTGTATCTTCCTTCTACATCGATGAAACTGAAGTAGCCAACGTACACTATCGTGAGTACCTGTTCTGGTTACGTCGTATGTATGATGAATCTTTCCCTGACGTATACCGCAAAGCTTTACCAGATACCCTGGTATGGCGTAGCGAATTGGCTTATAACGAGCCACTGGTAGAATACTACTTCCGTCACCCTGCCTATAACGATTATCCGGTAGTAGGTGTGAACTGGAAACAGGCAGTAGACTACTGTAAATGGCGTTCAAACCGTGTAAATGAAAAATTACTGATAGATAAAGGGCTGCTCGGTAAGGCTGATATGAAAAACCAGTCTGACGATAACACCTTCGATACCAAGTCTTACATGGCCGGTCTCTATGAAGGTATCCCTGGTAAGATGTCAAAAACTACCAAAGAGCAGTTCAGAAACTCTGATGGTTCTCCTCGTACCGCTCAGTTTGAAGATGGTGTAATGTTACCAAACTACCGCCTCCCGACAGAAGCTGAATGGGAATACGCAGCACTCGGTTACATCGGTCAGAACCCTGGCCCTTCCAAAAAAGAAGGTAAACGTGGTGAGGAGTTGATCATGAACAAACAGGTATATTCCTGGGGTACCAACAACAGCGGTCTGAGAGATATCCGCCGTGGTGCATGGCAAGGTCAGTTCCTGGCGAACTTCAAACGTGGTTCTGGTGACAACATGGGTATGGCTGGTGGTCTGAATGACCGTGCATCTATCCCTGGTCCGGTAATCGCATTCTTCCCGAACACTTTCGGTATCTATAATATGTCAGGTAACGTAAGTGAGTGGGTACTGGATGTTTATCGTCCACTCAACCCGATCGATGGTGATGACTTCAACTACTTCCGTGGTAACAAATTCCAGACTACTTATATGAACGGCGAAGGCGAACCTGAAAAGGACAGCCTGGGTCACCTGAAAATGCGTGACGTAACCGATGAAGAAAGTGCTAACCGTCTGAACTACCAGAAAGGTGATGTTATCAACTACCTCGATGGTGACTCTCTCTCTAACGTAGAATACGGTTACGGTGTAACTTCCCTGATCAACGATAAATCTCACGTTGTAAAAGGTGGTAGCTGGAACGACCGTGCTTACTGGCTGTCTCCTGGCGCTCGTCGCTACATGCAGGAAGATATGGCAACTAACACTGTAGGTTTCCGTTGTGCAATGGACCGTGTGGGTAGCCCAGAAGGTAACAAGTTCAAAACTGGTCAGCTGTTCAAAAAACAACGCCAGAAAAGATAG